CAAGTATGCCAACTTAGATAAAAAAGATAGAAAACCTGTAAAAAAACTCATTAATGTTTACAGAAAGGAGCTAAAAAAAATCTATAAAAACGCTACCAAAAAAGAATTGGAGCAGGCAGGTATATATAATAACCTATTGCATATTCCATGTTTGTTTAACTCTGGCTGTGTAATTGGCAAAAGAGGAATTACCTGTCTTGAGTTTTACAATGGTGATGTACAGCTCATCCACTGGTTTGATAAAAATATTAGTGAAAAATACCTGAATCATAATGGGTACGAACCAGTACAAATCGGAGATACCAATTATTACCGGATGATTATTAAAAAAGAGAAACTCAATTACATATTTACGAGAATTCATCTTTTGGCCTAACAATCCTACACTTAAGTTGTTTATCAACTCAGTGGTTAATATTTATTAAGAGCTTTTAAATGATAGATGTAATTTTTGTTGATACAAAGTACTGTCTACTATATAGATAACTTTTGTAGCTTAAAGAATTCATTTCGCTTCATTTAATCAGCATATCTTATATATTTGTCAACCAACCTCCAAAATTGGATTAAAAACAAATATTTCATTTAACTGAAATAGACTTGCAGAAGATAACAGACCTGATAAATACGATTGTAGACAGATTGAAGGAGAGGGATACCACCGCAATGAATTATCTCTATGAGCACTATTCTTCTGCGCTTTACGGAATAATCTACCGTACTCTTGGAGACGAAGCCATCGCCGAAGAGACATTACACGATGTTTTTATAAAAATATGGAATCAGATAGATAAGTTTGATCCTGATAAAGGAAACCTATTTACATGGATGTACAGAATTGCCAGAAATCAGGCAATAGATGTAAGGCGCTCAAAAAAATTCCAGTATAACAATAAATCCACGGAGCTAGAACCATTCGTAAATACCTTTACCAGTGAATCCAAAGAAGATAAATATGGATTGAAAGAGCTAATAAAAAAGATGAACGAAGACTGCATCAAGCTGATTAATATGAACTTTTTCATGGGTTTTTCGCATAATGATATTTCCACTCAATTGGAAATGCCGCTGGGTTCTGTGAAAACAAAGATCAGATCGTGCATCAGTAAATTACGTGCCTTAATGGAAAAATATAATGACTAAAGAAGAAATTATTTCTCAAGGGTGGTTAGAAGCGTACATCACAGGTGATCTTTCTGGAAACGAAACAAAAATCGTAGAAGACTTTATTAAAGAAAGCAAGGAGGTGCGTGATGAATATAAAGCTTTGCAAAAAACTTTAGCAGAATTGGCTTTTGCGCAGGCAATTAAACCATCAGCTAAAGTAAAGAAATCTTTAATGAGTGAACTCTCACCAGATGTAAAAAATAAACAGAATTCAATATTAAGTTATGCAGCAGTAGCAAGTATTGTATTTGCTATTTCTATGGGACTAACTGCCTATAGCTTCTGGACGAGGTGGCAAGAGGTTGAAAACAAATACAAAACGCTCTTATCTGAAAACCAAACAATGGCAGCTACATTAAAAAAAGCCAGTGAAGATTATGAGCTGCTAGAAGAAAACAATGAAATTGCTACATCTGCTAATTATAAACGGATTATATTAAAAGGTACTGATAATGCTCCCGACTTACAGGCAGTAGTTTTCTGGAATCCAGAGGAAGAAGCTGTTTACCTTAATGCCAGTACTTTTGAAACCCTCAACGAAGCGCAGCAATATCAACTATGGGCATTGATAGATGGAAAACCAGTAGACGCTGGTGTTTTTGATCCTGAATCAAAGTTAATTGCCATGAAAAGTATAGGACAAGCAGATGCTTTTGCTGTTACCATTGAGAAAAAAGGTGGTAGCGAACAACCCGATTTATCTGCCCT
The window above is part of the Chondrinema litorale genome. Proteins encoded here:
- a CDS encoding RNA polymerase sigma factor — encoded protein: MQKITDLINTIVDRLKERDTTAMNYLYEHYSSALYGIIYRTLGDEAIAEETLHDVFIKIWNQIDKFDPDKGNLFTWMYRIARNQAIDVRRSKKFQYNNKSTELEPFVNTFTSESKEDKYGLKELIKKMNEDCIKLINMNFFMGFSHNDISTQLEMPLGSVKTKIRSCISKLRALMEKYND
- a CDS encoding anti-sigma factor, giving the protein MTKEEIISQGWLEAYITGDLSGNETKIVEDFIKESKEVRDEYKALQKTLAELAFAQAIKPSAKVKKSLMSELSPDVKNKQNSILSYAAVASIVFAISMGLTAYSFWTRWQEVENKYKTLLSENQTMAATLKKASEDYELLEENNEIATSANYKRIILKGTDNAPDLQAVVFWNPEEEAVYLNASTFETLNEAQQYQLWALIDGKPVDAGVFDPESKLIAMKSIGQADAFAVTIEKKGGSEQPDLSALQVIGETS